In Promicromonospora sp. Populi, one genomic interval encodes:
- a CDS encoding SDR family NAD(P)-dependent oxidoreductase — translation MNIVIITGGSRGIGAATALACARHGLGVIITYNSNPDAAADVVGKINADGGTAVALALDVTDTTTFPAFATTVSSTLQETWGRTDFDHLVNNAGYGLYNPIATVTEEQFDGLFRVHLKGPFFLTQTLLPLIADGGQIVNLVSATSRVATIGVAPYASFKGGLEVLTRYMAKEFGDRQIRANSIAPGAIRTELGGGLNDEFEAQLAGATALGRVGEPDEVGDVIASLLSDDNRWVNAQSIEVSGGFNI, via the coding sequence ATGAACATCGTGATCATCACCGGCGGCAGCCGCGGTATCGGCGCCGCCACAGCACTCGCCTGCGCCCGGCACGGCCTTGGCGTCATCATCACCTACAACAGCAACCCGGACGCGGCAGCGGACGTCGTCGGCAAGATCAACGCCGACGGCGGCACGGCGGTAGCACTGGCGCTCGACGTCACCGACACCACCACCTTCCCCGCCTTCGCCACGACGGTCAGCAGCACGCTGCAGGAGACCTGGGGCCGGACCGACTTCGACCACCTGGTCAACAACGCCGGCTACGGCCTCTACAACCCCATCGCCACCGTCACCGAGGAGCAGTTCGACGGCCTGTTCCGCGTGCACCTCAAAGGCCCGTTCTTCCTCACCCAGACCCTGCTGCCACTGATCGCCGACGGTGGTCAGATCGTGAACCTCGTCAGCGCGACAAGCCGCGTGGCGACCATCGGCGTCGCGCCGTACGCGAGCTTCAAGGGCGGCCTCGAGGTCCTGACCCGATACATGGCCAAGGAGTTCGGCGACCGCCAGATCCGGGCGAACTCGATTGCGCCCGGCGCGATCCGCACCGAGCTGGGCGGCGGCCTGAACGACGAGTTCGAGGCGCAGCTGGCCGGGGCCACGGCGCTGGGCCGGGTCGGCGAGCCCGACGAGGTCGGTGATGTCATCGCGAGCCTGCTCTCCGACGACAACCGCTGGGTCAACGCCCAGTCGATCGAAGTCTCCGGAGGGTTCAACATCTGA
- a CDS encoding fumarylacetoacetate hydrolase family protein produces the protein MVRITRWRHEGIERGGFVHDGAVFALPGRDPVNDLLDAGLSAALLIADETLGGAVGHPLADVDLLSPLQPRSIRDFVAFEEHVEGIVRRMADHAVVVDEWYQAPTFYFANPHTVRATEEQIGIPAGCQELDYEAEVGIVIGRVLGSSGSNLDVDDAQAHIFGLTVLNDWSARDLQLREMRVGLGPCKGKDFATTLGPWIVTADEFAPRLTEEGFLPLAMRVRVNGHEYGSDLLSNMGWPLSDLVRYASADSRVVPGDVLGTGTCGRGCLAELWGRNGDLTPPALVPGDVVEVEIEGIGTIRNRIGPRREARTLVRARHRDRARPST, from the coding sequence ATGGTTCGCATCACCCGCTGGCGGCATGAGGGGATAGAACGCGGCGGATTCGTTCATGACGGCGCGGTCTTTGCCCTGCCCGGTCGGGATCCGGTCAACGACCTGCTCGACGCCGGACTCTCGGCGGCGTTGCTCATCGCCGACGAGACACTCGGCGGCGCCGTCGGACACCCGCTGGCGGATGTCGATCTGCTGTCGCCGCTCCAGCCGAGGTCCATCCGGGACTTCGTCGCGTTCGAGGAGCACGTCGAGGGGATCGTCCGGCGGATGGCCGATCATGCCGTCGTCGTCGACGAGTGGTATCAGGCGCCTACGTTCTATTTCGCGAACCCCCACACCGTCCGCGCCACGGAAGAGCAGATCGGCATCCCCGCCGGGTGTCAGGAGCTTGACTACGAGGCGGAGGTCGGAATCGTCATCGGGCGTGTGCTGGGTAGTTCGGGCAGCAATCTGGACGTCGATGACGCCCAGGCGCACATCTTCGGCCTCACGGTGCTCAACGACTGGTCGGCCCGTGATCTCCAGCTGCGGGAGATGCGGGTGGGACTCGGCCCGTGCAAGGGCAAGGACTTTGCTACCACGCTCGGACCCTGGATCGTCACCGCGGACGAGTTCGCACCACGCCTCACAGAGGAGGGCTTCCTGCCCCTCGCGATGCGTGTCCGGGTCAACGGGCACGAGTACGGCTCTGACCTGCTGTCCAACATGGGCTGGCCGTTGAGCGACCTGGTGCGCTACGCGTCCGCAGACTCTCGCGTGGTGCCAGGCGATGTGCTGGGGACGGGGACCTGTGGCCGGGGCTGCCTCGCCGAGCTGTGGGGGCGCAACGGGGACCTGACACCGCCCGCGCTGGTGCCGGGCGACGTCGTCGAGGTGGAGATCGAGGGAATCGGCACGATCCGCAACCGCATCGGACCTCGCCGGGAGGCTCGCACGCTCGTTCGCGCGCGACATCGTGATCGAGCGCGTCCCAGCACGTAA
- a CDS encoding sugar phosphate isomerase/epimerase family protein, which produces MTRLPIAVNTFVWHSPLNDERLETTLRTIAAWGYDGVELAYEQPGDWDAARARDLLDELGLVSVVGAVFGADRELACTTDAVIARTRDYVRSAVDVAALQGSSLVIGPMYTSVGRTWRMSADERRDAVSQLRAEYRVLGDYAAERGVRLAVEPLNRYETSLLTTTEQVLEVIEPLPAESVGLNLDTYHMNIEEASLDDAFRLAGDRLLHLQVCGNDRGAPLRDHLDWPGIRASLIAIGYEGMLGFESFTADNETIATAASIWRPFAASQDELALTALHELQGWRAGWTD; this is translated from the coding sequence ATGACCCGACTGCCGATCGCCGTCAACACCTTCGTCTGGCACTCGCCGCTGAACGACGAGCGCCTGGAGACCACGCTGCGCACGATCGCGGCCTGGGGCTACGACGGCGTCGAGCTCGCCTATGAACAGCCGGGCGACTGGGACGCCGCGCGGGCCCGCGACCTGCTCGACGAGCTCGGTCTGGTCAGCGTGGTCGGCGCCGTCTTCGGTGCCGATCGAGAGCTGGCGTGCACCACCGACGCCGTCATCGCCCGTACACGCGACTACGTCCGCTCCGCCGTCGACGTGGCGGCGCTGCAGGGGTCGTCGCTGGTCATCGGGCCGATGTACACGTCGGTGGGGCGCACCTGGCGGATGAGCGCCGACGAGCGACGCGACGCCGTCTCGCAGCTGCGCGCGGAGTACCGGGTGCTCGGCGACTACGCGGCGGAGCGCGGCGTCCGCCTCGCGGTGGAGCCCCTGAACCGCTACGAGACCAGTCTGCTGACGACCACCGAGCAGGTGCTCGAGGTCATCGAACCGCTGCCGGCCGAGTCGGTGGGACTGAACCTCGACACGTACCACATGAACATCGAGGAGGCCTCGCTCGACGACGCCTTCCGGCTGGCGGGCGACCGCCTGCTGCACCTGCAGGTGTGCGGCAACGACCGCGGCGCCCCGCTCCGCGACCATCTCGACTGGCCGGGCATCCGCGCCAGCCTGATCGCGATCGGCTACGAGGGCATGCTCGGGTTCGAGTCGTTCACCGCCGACAACGAGACGATCGCGACGGCGGCGTCGATCTGGCGTCCCTTCGCTGCGTCCCAGGACGAGCTCGCTCTCACCGCGCTGCACGAGCTGCAGGGCTGGCGCGCGGGCTGGACCGACTGA
- a CDS encoding MFS transporter: MSTAIPTDDRALARQELRTGWPSLVFATIGAGVGLSALNYILGPLVVPLQEEFGWGRGQISLANLWSALGLAVALPFLGRILDRFGVRRVALVSLPLFVAAVLLLGSATSSLSMFLVLYGLAGILGAGTAAVTYSKAIVERFDASRGLALGIMAGGLGAAGLLLPPIIGAVTASSGWRSAYVVMGAIAFLPLLLLLVPRLLDRPGASAKAGNSSSLPGLTVPQALRRVEFWTLCGVFLVLGWALLTMVPHFVPMLIDAGVDPVQAALLSALVGVGTVISRPIIGWLFDRVYATYVAVPLFLVAALGCLLLLWVGPGAAALTAVLIGIGFGAEIDLMAYLSSRYFGPRKFGTLYSVIYSCFIVGTALGPVAAGFLFDATESYDIALIIAASLLAVGAVVLLILPRFPERSA; encoded by the coding sequence ATGAGCACAGCCATCCCTACCGACGACAGAGCACTCGCGCGTCAGGAGCTTCGCACCGGCTGGCCTTCCCTGGTCTTCGCGACGATTGGCGCCGGGGTCGGCCTGAGCGCGCTCAACTACATCCTGGGGCCCCTCGTGGTCCCATTGCAGGAGGAGTTCGGCTGGGGGCGCGGCCAGATCAGCCTCGCGAACCTGTGGAGCGCTCTCGGCCTGGCGGTCGCGTTGCCGTTCCTCGGCCGCATCCTGGATCGTTTCGGCGTCCGGCGGGTCGCGCTCGTCTCCCTCCCGCTCTTCGTCGCTGCAGTGCTCCTGCTCGGCAGCGCGACCTCCTCGCTGAGCATGTTCCTCGTCCTCTACGGTCTCGCCGGGATCCTCGGCGCCGGCACAGCGGCCGTGACGTACTCCAAGGCCATCGTCGAGCGCTTTGACGCCAGTCGCGGACTGGCGCTCGGGATCATGGCGGGCGGACTTGGCGCAGCCGGGCTCCTGCTGCCACCAATCATCGGTGCGGTGACCGCATCGTCCGGATGGCGGTCGGCTTACGTCGTGATGGGGGCGATCGCTTTCCTGCCGCTGCTCCTCCTGCTCGTTCCTCGCCTCCTGGACCGGCCTGGTGCCTCCGCCAAAGCCGGGAACAGCTCGTCGTTGCCGGGCCTGACCGTGCCCCAGGCGTTGCGGCGCGTGGAGTTCTGGACGCTCTGCGGCGTCTTCCTGGTCCTGGGATGGGCGCTGCTGACCATGGTGCCGCACTTCGTGCCCATGCTGATCGACGCCGGCGTTGATCCGGTGCAGGCCGCTCTGCTGTCAGCCCTCGTCGGGGTCGGCACGGTGATCAGCCGGCCGATCATCGGATGGCTCTTCGACCGCGTCTATGCGACCTATGTTGCCGTTCCGCTCTTCCTCGTCGCCGCACTGGGCTGCCTGCTGCTGCTGTGGGTCGGACCGGGCGCCGCGGCGCTGACGGCTGTCCTGATCGGCATCGGGTTCGGCGCGGAGATCGACCTCATGGCCTACCTGAGCTCCCGGTACTTCGGCCCGCGGAAGTTCGGCACGCTCTACAGCGTCATCTACAGCTGCTTCATTGTGGGTACCGCACTGGGGCCGGTCGCGGCGGGCTTCCTCTTTGATGCGACAGAGTCTTACGACATCGCCCTCATCATCGCCGCAAGCCTCCTGGCCGTGGGTGCCGTCGTGCTGCTGATCCTGCCCCGCTTCCCGGAACGGTCGGCATGA
- a CDS encoding LysR family transcriptional regulator translates to MSSFDLNLLRPLHALLEERSVTRAAVRLNLSQPATSAALARLRRHYSNELLVRSGRSMELTPFARDLLPAVLQGMAELQVVVDRKEVFDPAQTERRFVVAATDYMTAILAGPLLKTFAQEAPRASLDFVPHPPQSGDLSAFAKVDAIIGPQGLHLPGRSEELFSDDFVLIADPANSVLDAANPRLEMLRHVPHAAAYLTGPDDTGIDAVLSRTGIDHIVAARLFGLASLPLLVSGTDFVALVPRMLAARASQTLGIARFELPAELNVPMTEAIYWHPRDDDPAVRWLRAAVKRTIPVLTDELGAPAPLVLLASS, encoded by the coding sequence GTGTCGTCGTTCGACCTGAACCTGCTCCGGCCCCTGCATGCGCTTCTGGAAGAGCGCAGCGTGACGCGCGCCGCCGTACGGCTGAACCTCAGCCAGCCTGCGACATCTGCCGCGCTCGCTCGCCTGCGCAGGCACTACAGCAACGAGCTCCTGGTGCGCTCAGGCCGCTCGATGGAACTGACGCCGTTCGCCCGCGACCTCTTGCCCGCCGTGTTGCAGGGGATGGCTGAGCTGCAGGTGGTCGTAGACCGCAAGGAGGTCTTCGACCCGGCACAGACGGAGCGACGCTTCGTCGTCGCCGCGACGGACTACATGACTGCGATCCTCGCGGGCCCTCTGCTGAAGACGTTCGCGCAAGAGGCACCTCGGGCCTCGCTCGACTTCGTGCCGCACCCGCCCCAGAGCGGCGACCTGTCTGCGTTCGCGAAGGTCGACGCCATCATCGGGCCGCAGGGACTCCACCTGCCCGGTCGCAGCGAGGAGCTCTTCTCCGATGACTTCGTGCTCATCGCCGATCCGGCCAACTCCGTCCTCGATGCTGCGAATCCCCGTCTCGAGATGCTGCGGCACGTGCCGCACGCCGCGGCGTACCTGACCGGCCCCGACGACACCGGCATCGATGCCGTGCTCAGCCGCACCGGGATCGATCACATCGTCGCCGCTCGGCTCTTCGGGCTCGCGTCCTTGCCGCTGCTCGTCTCCGGGACCGATTTTGTCGCGCTGGTCCCGCGGATGCTGGCTGCACGGGCGTCGCAGACGCTCGGCATCGCGCGGTTCGAGCTTCCCGCAGAGCTCAATGTGCCGATGACCGAGGCCATCTACTGGCACCCGCGAGACGACGACCCAGCTGTTCGCTGGCTGCGGGCGGCGGTGAAACGCACGATCCCCGTCCTCACCGACGAGTTGGGCGCACCGGCGCCGTTGGTGCTGCTCGCCTCGTCCTGA
- a CDS encoding sugar phosphate isomerase/epimerase family protein → MSVPFRFSCQTYSWQMSIDRYRGEVAHMTSVAGSAGFAGFEPELVMLGDNWSIARLRDDLDAAGLALAALVLAQGWRGDEESEAERATAARAIEAAAALGARLVLVPLPGPDRADLRRRQTAAIGCMDSVARRAADSGVAATFHPNSPAGSVFRTAEDYALMRELLPAHIGYTPDVGHIARGGMDPLSVLRDWRERVDHVHIKDVAADGTWAETGRGVIDIPAVLDYLADTGYDGWVTFEDESPAAEADPDAATIRNGLWTTAWEDAR, encoded by the coding sequence ATGAGCGTCCCGTTCCGGTTCTCCTGCCAGACCTACAGCTGGCAGATGTCGATCGACCGCTACCGCGGCGAGGTCGCGCACATGACCAGCGTGGCCGGGAGCGCGGGTTTCGCCGGCTTCGAGCCCGAGCTGGTCATGCTCGGCGACAACTGGTCGATCGCCCGGCTCCGCGACGACCTCGACGCGGCGGGCCTCGCGCTCGCGGCCCTGGTCCTCGCGCAGGGCTGGCGCGGCGACGAGGAGAGCGAGGCCGAGCGCGCCACCGCCGCGCGGGCGATCGAGGCGGCGGCAGCCCTGGGCGCGCGCCTCGTGCTCGTGCCGCTTCCCGGTCCGGATCGCGCGGACCTCCGACGGCGGCAGACGGCGGCCATCGGCTGTATGGACAGCGTCGCCAGGCGCGCGGCCGACAGCGGGGTCGCGGCGACCTTCCACCCGAACTCCCCCGCCGGCTCGGTGTTCCGCACGGCCGAGGACTACGCGCTCATGCGCGAGCTGCTGCCCGCGCACATCGGCTACACGCCCGACGTCGGGCACATCGCGCGCGGGGGCATGGACCCGCTGTCCGTGCTTCGCGACTGGCGGGAGCGCGTCGACCACGTGCACATCAAGGACGTCGCCGCCGACGGCACCTGGGCCGAGACCGGACGGGGCGTGATCGACATCCCTGCCGTGCTCGACTACCTCGCCGACACGGGATACGACGGCTGGGTCACGTTCGAGGATGAGTCGCCCGCCGCCGAGGCGGACCCCGACGCCGCCACTATCCGGAACGGGCTGTGGACAACCGCATGGGAGGACGCACGATGA
- a CDS encoding MBL fold metallo-hydrolase, with amino-acid sequence MSTARAIRLADGVWAYVQPPGGWMVNNMGVVETSIGNISIDTTSTERRMRAYLRTMREATGRDLRYIIYTHSHPDHSNGASMVPDADVIAHREVAAELQRLQPVPSHVFTPFVQGNIRPRPPTVVFDDSLTLHAGSHTVRIVHPGGTAHTKGDAYVWLPETRVLFAGDLIFHGGTPFLMSGSPRGWLAALEGLRALRPSVVVPGHGDIGGPELIDEVADYLRFVVEAAASARARGLSPLQAARQLDLARFAGLLDPERIVGNLHQAYGELDGTPVDPGTVFQEMYEFNGKRPLECHA; translated from the coding sequence ATGAGCACCGCCCGCGCGATCCGGCTCGCTGACGGCGTGTGGGCCTACGTCCAGCCGCCCGGCGGCTGGATGGTCAACAACATGGGAGTCGTCGAGACCTCGATCGGCAACATCAGTATCGACACGACCTCCACCGAGCGGAGGATGCGCGCCTACCTGCGCACGATGCGGGAGGCCACCGGGCGGGACCTGCGGTACATCATCTACACGCACTCCCATCCCGACCACAGCAACGGCGCCTCGATGGTGCCCGACGCCGACGTGATCGCTCACCGCGAGGTCGCGGCGGAGCTCCAGCGACTCCAGCCGGTGCCGTCGCACGTCTTCACGCCGTTCGTGCAGGGCAACATTCGTCCGCGCCCGCCGACGGTCGTCTTCGACGACTCCCTGACGCTGCACGCTGGAAGCCACACCGTACGGATCGTCCACCCAGGCGGCACCGCACACACGAAGGGTGACGCCTACGTCTGGCTGCCCGAGACGCGAGTGCTCTTCGCAGGGGACCTGATCTTCCATGGCGGCACGCCGTTCCTCATGTCGGGTTCGCCACGCGGTTGGCTGGCTGCCCTGGAGGGACTGCGAGCGCTCCGGCCCTCGGTTGTCGTTCCGGGGCATGGCGACATCGGTGGGCCTGAGCTGATCGACGAGGTGGCCGACTACCTACGGTTCGTGGTCGAGGCGGCGGCGTCGGCCCGCGCACGTGGGCTCAGCCCGCTGCAGGCTGCGCGGCAGCTCGACCTCGCGCGCTTCGCGGGGCTGCTCGATCCCGAGCGCATCGTCGGAAACCTCCACCAGGCGTACGGGGAGCTGGACGGCACGCCGGTCGATCCGGGCACCGTCTTTCAGGAGATGTATGAGTTCAACGGGAAGCGGCCCTTGGAGTGCCACGCGTGA
- a CDS encoding alpha/beta fold hydrolase, with translation MIPAYTARGDGPPLVLVMGLGAPGDRWQPHVDAWSQHFRCIAVDNRGTGDTPRGDAPPTAADLADDVAGLVRALGVGPVHVAGISMGGAVAQELAITHPELVEKMVLVAPWSAVPPSTAATLEILERARASEDRRLFNLTLQRLIWTPDWIDAHAAELAAGLDDAPAMSVGAFADQVHACATVDTHARLGTVRTPTLVTWGERDVFIAPELSAATASAIDGAETAVFSTGHVHHWEELARFNQTVEEWLR, from the coding sequence ATGATCCCCGCGTACACCGCGCGCGGGGACGGGCCTCCACTGGTGCTCGTGATGGGGCTCGGCGCTCCCGGCGACCGCTGGCAGCCACACGTCGACGCGTGGTCCCAGCACTTCCGCTGCATCGCGGTGGACAACCGCGGGACGGGTGACACGCCCAGGGGCGACGCCCCGCCGACGGCGGCCGACCTCGCGGACGACGTGGCCGGCCTCGTCCGCGCGCTCGGAGTCGGCCCCGTCCATGTGGCCGGCATCTCGATGGGCGGCGCCGTCGCGCAAGAGCTCGCGATCACGCATCCCGAGCTGGTCGAGAAGATGGTGCTGGTCGCGCCCTGGTCGGCAGTGCCGCCGTCGACGGCGGCGACCCTCGAGATCCTCGAGCGTGCACGCGCGTCCGAGGACAGGCGCCTGTTCAACCTGACGCTCCAGCGACTGATCTGGACGCCGGACTGGATCGACGCGCATGCGGCCGAGCTGGCCGCCGGGCTCGACGACGCCCCCGCGATGTCGGTCGGGGCCTTCGCCGACCAGGTGCACGCCTGCGCGACGGTCGACACGCACGCGCGTCTCGGCACGGTCCGCACGCCGACGCTCGTCACCTGGGGCGAGCGCGACGTCTTCATCGCGCCGGAGCTCTCCGCAGCTACGGCATCCGCGATCGACGGCGCTGAAACTGCCGTCTTCTCCACGGGGCACGTGCACCACTGGGAGGAGCTCGCGCGCTTCAATCAGACCGTGGAGGAGTGGCTCCGATGA
- a CDS encoding helix-turn-helix transcriptional regulator: protein MATIQNAFGEFLTAQRARVSPQDVGLPTAGSRRVKGLRREEVAVLAGVSADYYARLEQGRERTPSAQVVEAICTALRLGPDARAHAFRLARLTPATLTTSDRVGPDMVRLLESMPNVAAYVVNPAFRILATNPVAGELLGTEQVARGAVPYLFTSPASRGYFMDWEHIARAAVSALRLAAGFSPVHPEVSALVSRMEKESPDFARLWQDHRVSGLSATTKRIDHPAVGQLELVYQTFESRDAPGQQLTVATAAAGSASADSLALLGTVAADRTASTEHADPK, encoded by the coding sequence ATGGCAACGATTCAGAACGCGTTCGGGGAGTTCCTCACGGCACAGCGTGCCCGGGTCTCCCCGCAGGACGTCGGCCTGCCGACGGCCGGCTCCCGGCGGGTCAAGGGTCTGCGGCGAGAGGAGGTGGCCGTCCTGGCGGGGGTCAGTGCCGACTACTACGCACGCCTGGAGCAGGGACGTGAGCGGACGCCGTCGGCCCAGGTCGTCGAGGCGATCTGCACCGCATTGCGGCTGGGCCCGGACGCGCGGGCGCACGCGTTCCGGCTGGCCCGCCTGACCCCGGCCACGCTGACCACGAGCGACCGGGTAGGCCCGGACATGGTGCGTCTGCTCGAGAGCATGCCGAACGTGGCCGCGTACGTCGTCAACCCGGCGTTCCGGATCCTGGCCACCAACCCGGTGGCCGGGGAGCTGCTCGGCACCGAACAGGTAGCCCGGGGAGCCGTGCCCTACCTGTTCACCAGCCCTGCCTCGCGCGGGTACTTCATGGACTGGGAGCACATCGCGCGCGCCGCGGTCAGCGCGCTGCGGCTCGCGGCGGGATTCAGCCCGGTGCACCCGGAGGTGTCCGCCCTGGTGTCCCGGATGGAGAAGGAGAGCCCGGACTTCGCGCGACTGTGGCAGGACCACCGCGTGTCCGGCCTGAGCGCGACGACCAAGCGCATCGACCACCCCGCCGTCGGGCAGCTTGAGCTGGTCTACCAGACGTTCGAGAGCCGGGACGCACCGGGACAGCAGCTCACGGTCGCCACCGCTGCAGCCGGATCGGCCAGCGCCGACTCGCTCGCGCTCCTCGGCACCGTCGCAGCCGACCGCACGGCTTCCACGGAGCACGCCGACCCGAAGTAG
- a CDS encoding zinc-binding dehydrogenase, protein MIEVILTAEGHAEAVERPQPSAHGDIVTVRVDVAPMCTEFRARGDGIEHDDLGHEAAGVVVDAGGSTRVRAGDRVVVMPQLGCGKCAYCVQGDHIYCLTPRDVRAETGSTTGIATYAQYVLKPDYLLLPVPDDVSLEHAAAACCLLGPGLHATSRMNVGVLDTVLVSGAGPVGLGAIINAGFRGARVLVLEANPYRQELARRLGAEVFDPFSADTDNAIAAAAPGGITAAIETSGVASVPARLAGLVRRLGQLAIVAWGTDVVLPPLVPTGLSVHGCWHWNHVRLADQMWATIRGSREALDLVTTHHLDLTEADAAMDVQQSGQCGKVFLHPHGRSGE, encoded by the coding sequence ATGATCGAGGTGATCCTCACTGCCGAGGGGCACGCGGAGGCCGTCGAGCGTCCGCAGCCGAGCGCGCACGGCGACATCGTGACCGTGCGGGTCGACGTGGCGCCGATGTGCACCGAGTTCCGGGCCAGAGGCGACGGAATCGAGCACGACGATCTCGGCCATGAGGCGGCAGGCGTCGTCGTCGACGCGGGCGGCTCGACGCGGGTCAGGGCCGGCGACCGGGTGGTCGTGATGCCGCAGCTCGGTTGCGGCAAGTGCGCGTACTGCGTGCAGGGCGACCACATCTACTGCCTGACGCCGCGCGACGTGCGCGCCGAGACGGGCTCGACCACGGGCATCGCGACGTACGCCCAGTACGTGCTCAAGCCCGACTACCTGCTGCTGCCCGTGCCCGACGACGTCAGCCTCGAGCACGCAGCCGCCGCCTGCTGCCTGCTCGGTCCCGGCCTCCACGCGACGTCGCGCATGAACGTCGGTGTGCTGGACACGGTGCTCGTGAGCGGCGCGGGTCCCGTCGGGCTCGGCGCGATCATCAACGCCGGGTTCCGCGGCGCCCGGGTCCTGGTCCTGGAGGCCAACCCGTACCGCCAGGAGCTCGCGCGGCGTCTGGGCGCCGAGGTCTTCGACCCCTTCAGCGCCGACACCGACAACGCGATCGCGGCCGCGGCTCCGGGTGGGATCACGGCGGCGATCGAGACGAGCGGGGTGGCGTCCGTTCCCGCGCGCCTCGCCGGGCTGGTGCGCCGCCTCGGACAGCTCGCCATCGTCGCGTGGGGCACCGACGTCGTACTGCCCCCGCTGGTGCCGACGGGCCTGTCCGTGCACGGCTGCTGGCACTGGAACCACGTGCGCCTCGCCGATCAGATGTGGGCGACGATCCGCGGCTCCCGCGAGGCGCTCGACCTGGTCACGACGCACCATCTTGACCTCACCGAGGCCGACGCCGCGATGGACGTACAGCAGAGCGGGCAGTGCGGCAAGGTGTTCCTGCATCCGCACGGACGGAGCGGCGAATGA
- a CDS encoding ThuA domain-containing protein: MTRIVALASAGEYNPEVTLPRVAGRIAVATHARLDVRTSDIAEDVPDFPLSTFGDLSVLDDADLLILALRFRNVSDDELAALAAYVDSGRPIIALRTSNHAFATPEERKLHAWAQEFPATVLGSAWISHHGHTSTTRVTRVADSALLDGLPEDFVVDSWLYVAHAPADATVLLWGEPIDPETEPTPSPVAWIREIGGQRVFYTSLGSESDLERPEVLRLLENAARWCLAVGTEDVGAEDAGAGDVR, translated from the coding sequence ATGACCCGCATCGTCGCCCTCGCCAGCGCCGGCGAGTACAACCCCGAGGTGACGCTCCCGCGCGTGGCGGGCCGGATCGCCGTCGCCACGCACGCACGGCTGGACGTGCGCACCTCCGACATCGCCGAGGACGTGCCCGACTTTCCGCTGTCGACCTTCGGCGACCTCTCGGTGCTCGACGACGCGGACCTGCTCATCCTCGCGCTGCGCTTCCGCAACGTGTCCGACGACGAGCTCGCCGCCCTGGCCGCGTACGTCGACTCCGGCCGGCCGATCATCGCGCTGCGCACGAGCAACCACGCCTTCGCGACTCCTGAGGAGCGAAAGCTGCACGCCTGGGCGCAGGAGTTCCCCGCCACGGTGCTCGGATCGGCGTGGATCTCGCACCACGGCCACACCTCGACGACGCGCGTGACGCGGGTCGCCGACTCGGCGCTGCTCGACGGGCTGCCCGAGGACTTCGTCGTCGACTCCTGGCTGTACGTCGCGCACGCCCCCGCCGACGCGACCGTGCTGCTGTGGGGAGAGCCGATCGACCCCGAGACCGAGCCGACGCCGTCTCCGGTGGCCTGGATCCGCGAGATCGGCGGGCAGCGGGTGTTCTACACAAGCCTCGGCAGCGAGAGCGACCTGGAACGCCCCGAGGTGCTGCGCCTGCTGGAGAACGCGGCGCGCTGGTGCCTGGCTGTCGGCACTGAGGATGTCGGCGCTGAGGATGCCGGCGCTGGGGACGTCCGATGA